In Ignavibacteriales bacterium, the following proteins share a genomic window:
- the lon gene encoding endopeptidase La, with amino-acid sequence MSDTAKPNLHIETLDHIPNILTVLPLRDVVLFPYMIFPVLVGRESSLRAANEALERGKNILLVAQKNSSVDEPTEEDVYREGTVAKILQMLKLPNGLMKILVDGIAQANIKKFIPNSNFLEAEIIVNRLDPPAGREIDALVRHASALFAEYVRLNRNIPPEVIMAYDGIKEPQRKMYYIASNLVQSVDVKQRILQTPALRDQLYELSKILSTEVDILKIERDIDTKVQDNIQKSQRKFFIQEQIRILQDELGDDEASPEMVKLKEQLLAANMPKEAKEKAFEEFNKLKKTSPMSPEFGVTRNYLDWLIAVPWQKRTKDDLLIAYVKEILDADHYGLDKPKERILENIAVLNLVKEMRGQILCFVGPPGVGKTSLAKSIARALGRKFVRISLGGIRDEAEIRGHRRTYIGSMPGKIIQSMKRAGVVNPVLLMDEVDKMSMDFRGDPSAALLEVLDPEQNIAFNDHYIEVDYDLSKVMFITTANVRFAIPAPLQDRMEIIELPGYLEYEKKEIAKRHIVGKQLKAHGLKADEVHFEDDAITKIIQEYTREAGVRNLEREIASICRKVAKEMVLKKQTNGIQEKIKKKTNILVLSESVEKYLGVPKFRTKPAESQPRIGSVTGLAWTSVGGEILNVDATIMRGTERLTLTGQLGDVMKESAQAALSYIRSNAKKLGVNPEFNKNREIHIHLPEGAIPKDGPSAGVTMAMAIISAASNRPACNDVAMTGEITLRGNVLPIGGLNEKLLAAQRSGIKTVLIPKENVKDLTEIPDKVKEGLAIIPIETIEEAMKYVFSSKKSKIIRK; translated from the coding sequence ATGAGTGATACCGCAAAGCCCAATCTGCATATTGAGACATTAGATCATATTCCAAACATTTTAACGGTTTTGCCGCTTCGGGACGTCGTATTGTTTCCGTATATGATATTTCCCGTTCTTGTTGGAAGAGAGTCATCGCTTCGTGCCGCGAACGAAGCATTGGAGAGGGGCAAGAATATTCTCCTTGTTGCTCAAAAAAATTCATCGGTTGATGAACCCACAGAAGAAGACGTCTATCGCGAAGGAACCGTAGCAAAGATACTTCAAATGCTCAAATTGCCGAATGGCTTGATGAAAATCCTTGTTGACGGCATTGCGCAGGCAAACATCAAGAAATTTATTCCCAATTCTAATTTCCTTGAAGCAGAAATTATTGTGAATCGCCTCGATCCGCCGGCAGGGCGTGAAATTGACGCGCTTGTTCGGCATGCATCTGCCCTCTTCGCAGAGTATGTGAGACTCAATCGTAATATTCCGCCCGAAGTAATTATGGCGTACGACGGCATCAAAGAACCGCAGCGGAAGATGTATTACATTGCATCCAATCTTGTCCAAAGCGTGGATGTGAAACAACGAATTTTGCAAACACCAGCGCTTCGTGATCAATTGTATGAGCTCTCAAAAATTCTCAGCACAGAAGTAGACATCCTGAAAATAGAACGAGACATTGATACCAAGGTGCAGGACAATATTCAAAAGTCGCAACGTAAGTTTTTCATTCAGGAACAGATCAGAATTCTTCAAGACGAGCTTGGTGATGATGAAGCTTCGCCAGAAATGGTAAAACTCAAAGAACAACTTCTTGCGGCGAACATGCCGAAGGAGGCCAAAGAGAAGGCATTTGAGGAATTTAACAAACTGAAGAAAACTTCGCCGATGTCTCCTGAGTTTGGCGTAACACGAAACTATCTTGATTGGCTCATTGCGGTGCCATGGCAGAAGCGGACAAAAGATGATTTATTGATTGCGTATGTGAAGGAAATCCTCGATGCGGATCATTATGGATTGGACAAGCCGAAGGAGCGAATTCTCGAAAATATCGCTGTGCTGAATTTAGTGAAAGAAATGCGCGGACAAATTCTTTGCTTTGTCGGTCCACCTGGTGTGGGAAAAACATCCTTGGCAAAATCGATTGCGCGTGCGCTGGGCAGAAAGTTTGTACGCATTTCGCTCGGCGGTATTCGCGACGAAGCAGAAATTCGAGGTCACAGACGCACGTACATCGGTTCGATGCCCGGCAAAATTATTCAATCGATGAAACGCGCTGGTGTTGTCAACCCCGTGTTGTTGATGGATGAAGTAGATAAGATGAGTATGGATTTTCGCGGGGATCCATCTGCAGCACTGTTAGAAGTGCTCGATCCGGAACAGAACATTGCGTTTAATGATCATTACATTGAAGTCGATTATGATTTATCGAAAGTCATGTTCATCACAACGGCAAATGTTCGCTTTGCCATTCCAGCCCCTCTGCAAGATCGTATGGAAATTATTGAATTGCCGGGATACCTTGAGTACGAGAAAAAAGAAATTGCCAAACGTCATATTGTAGGCAAACAACTGAAAGCGCATGGCTTGAAAGCGGATGAAGTTCATTTCGAAGATGATGCAATCACAAAGATTATTCAAGAATATACACGTGAAGCCGGTGTAAGAAATCTAGAGCGTGAAATTGCATCTATCTGCCGTAAAGTAGCGAAGGAAATGGTGCTGAAGAAACAAACGAATGGAATACAGGAAAAGATAAAAAAGAAAACAAATATTCTTGTGCTCTCAGAAAGTGTGGAAAAATATCTTGGTGTTCCAAAATTCCGCACAAAGCCAGCCGAATCACAGCCGCGTATTGGTTCTGTTACAGGCTTGGCGTGGACGAGCGTTGGCGGTGAGATTCTTAACGTTGATGCGACAATTATGCGCGGTACGGAGCGCCTGACACTTACCGGACAACTAGGCGATGTTATGAAAGAATCGGCGCAAGCAGCATTGAGCTACATACGCTCGAATGCGAAAAAGCTCGGTGTGAATCCGGAATTTAACAAGAATCGCGAAATTCATATTCATCTGCCGGAAGGAGCAATTCCTAAAGATGGTCCGTCGGCCGGTGTGACAATGGCTATGGCGATTATATCTGCGGCAAGCAATCGGCCTGCCTGCAACGATGTAGCGATGACAGGCGAGATTACATTGCGCGGCAACGTTCTCCCTATCGGCGGATTGAACGAGAAACTTCTTGCGGCACAACGCAGCGGTATCAAGACAGTATTAATCCCTAAAGAAAACGTGAAAGACCTGACTGAAATTCCAGACAAAGTGAAAGAGGGATTAGCAATCATTCCGATTGAGACGATTGAAGAAGCGATGAAGTATGTCTTCTCAAGTAAAAAGTCAAAAATCATCAGGAAATAA
- the dnaX gene encoding DNA polymerase III subunit gamma/tau: MSYQVTARKWRPMIFDDVVGQSHVTNTLRNAIASHRVAHAYIFSGTRGCGKTTTARILARSLNCLSPVHQNPDNTCEVCKEIIDGRGLDVIEIDGASNRGVEEIRNLRDSVRYTPTRGTYKIYIIDEVHMLTKEAFNALLKTLEEPPPHVVFIFATTEVHKVPMTILSRCQRFDFRRIATEEIVTTLTTIAHAENITIENDALMVIAKRADGSLRDAQSIFDQVRSFCGSEIKTAELLKAFNVVDQEIYFRVSDFLKSHNTQSAIQLVDEVIKSGYDLREFVGGLTEHLRNLLIVRSTESTQLIEVSENYKKRYEKEASQFTEQDILRYIKQTNELDQALRWAAQPRYRLEAGLIQMAKMENSVQIGELLQQIELLKKKISSSSSINVAPSSPDSMRYSTPPSSDLRVVGEVGAGYLKSKSAISYSSLIGTDLTKLTEVSKPLEVQHSIQRVAEPPAIIQSASADEITEQWSTFVSNVSKSHIAVGTSLTETSILDVHNGMVRISCPDDYHVSTLKRNRDFLANVLHQVIGKQVAIEPVLRSDATIPVKAIYTTPTVSGDIKNLDAGAMQKSPHINEHPMLTLLKRELGAERIE; encoded by the coding sequence ATGAGTTATCAAGTAACAGCGCGTAAATGGCGGCCGATGATCTTCGACGATGTCGTTGGTCAAAGCCATGTGACAAATACTCTTCGCAATGCGATTGCATCTCACCGCGTTGCGCATGCATATATTTTCAGCGGTACGCGCGGATGCGGAAAAACAACAACAGCCCGTATTCTTGCACGTTCACTCAACTGTCTCTCCCCTGTTCACCAAAATCCTGATAATACATGTGAAGTCTGCAAGGAAATCATCGACGGACGTGGTCTTGACGTCATTGAGATTGATGGTGCTTCCAACCGAGGCGTGGAAGAAATCCGAAACCTGCGTGATTCTGTCCGGTATACGCCAACCCGCGGTACATATAAAATCTATATCATCGATGAAGTACACATGCTGACGAAAGAAGCGTTCAACGCGCTCCTGAAAACGCTGGAAGAACCTCCACCACACGTTGTTTTTATATTTGCTACGACCGAAGTGCACAAAGTGCCGATGACGATTCTTTCCCGGTGTCAGCGGTTCGATTTCCGGCGAATTGCCACCGAAGAAATTGTTACGACACTTACAACAATCGCGCATGCAGAAAATATAACCATCGAAAATGATGCATTAATGGTAATAGCCAAACGTGCCGATGGATCTCTCCGGGATGCACAGAGTATTTTCGACCAAGTACGGTCGTTCTGCGGCAGTGAGATTAAAACGGCAGAACTGCTCAAGGCGTTCAATGTGGTCGACCAGGAAATTTATTTTCGTGTGTCCGATTTTCTGAAAAGCCACAACACACAAAGTGCTATACAGTTGGTTGATGAAGTTATAAAAAGCGGTTATGATTTACGTGAGTTTGTCGGTGGATTAACGGAACATCTTCGCAATTTGCTCATTGTGCGCTCCACTGAATCGACTCAGCTCATCGAAGTATCTGAAAATTATAAGAAGCGGTATGAAAAGGAAGCGAGTCAATTCACAGAGCAAGATATCTTGCGCTATATTAAGCAAACGAACGAATTAGATCAAGCGCTTCGATGGGCAGCACAGCCGCGGTATCGACTTGAAGCTGGACTCATACAAATGGCGAAGATGGAAAATTCTGTGCAGATTGGAGAATTGCTTCAACAAATCGAGTTGCTTAAAAAAAAAATAAGCAGTAGCAGCAGTATCAATGTAGCTCCATCGTCTCCAGACTCCATGCGATACAGTACGCCACCCTCTTCCGATCTAAGAGTTGTTGGCGAGGTTGGTGCGGGATACTTAAAAAGTAAATCTGCAATAAGTTATTCATCACTTATTGGTACGGATCTTACAAAGCTAACCGAAGTATCAAAACCTCTTGAAGTGCAGCATTCCATTCAAAGAGTTGCCGAACCGCCAGCAATTATTCAATCAGCTTCTGCCGACGAGATAACAGAGCAATGGTCCACGTTCGTTAGTAATGTTTCAAAATCACATATTGCTGTCGGTACGTCATTAACGGAAACGAGTATTCTGGATGTTCATAACGGTATGGTGCGTATTTCTTGTCCGGACGACTATCATGTTTCAACACTGAAACGGAATAGAGATTTTCTGGCGAACGTTCTTCATCAAGTGATTGGCAAACAGGTTGCAATAGAACCGGTTCTCCGTTCCGATGCAACTATACCGGTAAAAGCGATCTACACAACACCAACCGTATCTGGAGATATAAAGAATCTGGATGCGGGAGCTATGCAAAAGTCCCCGCATATAAACGAACATCCAATGCTCACCTTACTCAAACGCGAGTTGGGAGCAGAACGTATTGAATAG
- a CDS encoding PorV/PorQ family protein, which yields MKNLKVLLLVMLIGQCALSQHIAKYAGEFLSIGVGGRALGLGGAYAALANDASAGYWNPAALARIDYPEVMLMHEEGFGSLLNYDFVAAAIPYSTNATLGVSVMRLGVDGIPDTRNAWEDRNNNGLFDSGDYINPDKISYFNSADWAIFFSYAQRTSSSLMFGLNLKVLRRNLAEYSATGIGFDIGMLYSPANNWYVAVNAQDITTTLVAWSTGTNELISPTLKVGTAYFIDLFGGRFAPTADIDVRLENRQFASIAHLGPVSFDPHLGLEFDFKKSIALRVGYNDVKQMTLGAGIHLRKLDIDYSFARFDKENDLGDTHRISLRLIFQEERLTRAKE from the coding sequence ATGAAGAATCTAAAGGTACTTCTACTCGTGATGCTTATTGGACAATGCGCATTGTCTCAGCATATTGCAAAATATGCAGGAGAGTTTCTTTCCATTGGTGTTGGTGGCCGCGCCTTGGGGCTTGGTGGTGCGTATGCAGCGCTCGCGAATGATGCTTCGGCCGGCTATTGGAATCCGGCAGCACTTGCACGCATCGATTATCCCGAGGTGATGCTCATGCACGAGGAAGGGTTCGGCAGTTTGCTGAACTATGATTTCGTTGCCGCGGCAATTCCTTATAGTACAAATGCAACACTTGGTGTAAGTGTGATGCGTCTTGGTGTAGATGGCATCCCCGATACACGCAACGCTTGGGAAGATAGAAATAATAATGGTCTTTTTGATAGCGGCGATTATATCAATCCAGATAAAATTTCGTATTTCAATTCAGCCGATTGGGCAATATTCTTTTCCTATGCACAACGTACTTCTTCAAGTTTAATGTTTGGTCTCAATCTCAAAGTGCTTCGGCGTAATTTGGCAGAATATTCCGCAACAGGTATCGGCTTTGATATTGGAATGCTCTACTCTCCAGCGAATAATTGGTACGTTGCGGTAAATGCACAGGACATTACGACAACACTGGTCGCATGGTCCACCGGTACAAACGAATTAATCTCGCCAACATTAAAAGTAGGAACTGCATATTTTATAGATCTTTTTGGCGGACGATTTGCACCAACTGCAGACATCGACGTTCGGTTAGAAAATCGTCAATTCGCTTCTATAGCCCATCTCGGCCCTGTTAGTTTTGATCCACACCTGGGCCTTGAATTCGATTTCAAAAAATCTATTGCACTGCGTGTTGGGTACAATGATGTAAAGCAAATGACGCTTGGCGCTGGAATTCATCTGCGTAAGCTCGATATCGATTACTCATTTGCTCGATTCGACAAAGAGAATGACCTTGGAGATACACATCGAATTTCGCTGCGCTTGATATTTCAAGAAGAACGTCTCACAAGAGCGAAAGAGTAA
- the pta gene encoding phosphate acetyltransferase codes for MAKIIEEIRAKAKQLKKHIVLPDAMDERAIQAARIILDEQIANISLIGNEEAIRAKAQQLGVGLEKIRIVDPEKSEKLTDFTHIFFNLRKAKGIQFEQAQQTMKHPLFFGAMMVREEMADGSVAGSLSTTSDVIRAGIQIVGMPVGIAVASSFFLMVFPHISYSYADCGVVPDPTAEQLADIAISTAANHRKLTGEEPRVAMLSFSTKGSASHPSVEKVQKATSIVKMKQPTLIVDGELQFDAAIVPSVSAKKAPGSPVAGSANVFIFPNLDAGNISYKLTQRLAGAEAFGPIIQGLKRPCYDLSRGCSVSDIVTMVAINSVAGAV; via the coding sequence ATGGCAAAAATTATTGAAGAGATTAGAGCAAAAGCAAAACAGCTCAAGAAACATATTGTCCTCCCCGATGCAATGGATGAACGCGCAATTCAAGCGGCACGTATCATTTTAGATGAACAGATTGCAAATATTTCTCTCATCGGCAACGAAGAAGCAATTCGCGCCAAGGCACAGCAACTTGGTGTCGGTTTGGAGAAAATACGTATTGTTGATCCTGAAAAATCAGAGAAACTTACCGACTTCACTCATATTTTTTTCAATCTTCGCAAAGCGAAGGGAATACAGTTTGAACAAGCACAGCAGACTATGAAACATCCGCTTTTCTTTGGTGCGATGATGGTTCGAGAAGAAATGGCGGATGGGAGTGTCGCCGGATCGCTTTCGACCACAAGCGATGTGATTCGTGCGGGAATTCAAATAGTCGGAATGCCTGTTGGGATTGCAGTTGCATCGAGTTTCTTCTTGATGGTTTTCCCGCATATAAGTTATTCATATGCCGATTGCGGAGTCGTGCCGGATCCAACAGCAGAACAACTTGCAGATATCGCAATTTCCACAGCAGCGAATCATCGCAAGTTGACAGGCGAAGAACCGCGTGTTGCGATGCTTTCATTTTCAACAAAAGGAAGTGCTTCACATCCTTCCGTAGAAAAAGTACAGAAGGCAACCTCTATCGTAAAAATGAAACAGCCCACCCTCATCGTCGATGGAGAATTGCAGTTTGATGCTGCTATTGTTCCATCTGTGAGTGCAAAGAAAGCTCCGGGTAGTCCGGTCGCAGGCTCAGCTAATGTTTTTATTTTTCCAAATTTAGATGCCGGAAATATCAGCTACAAGCTGACACAGCGGTTAGCCGGGGCTGAAGCTTTTGGCCCGATTATTCAAGGTTTAAAGAGGCCTTGCTACGATTTGTCGCGCGGATGCAGTGTGAGCGACATTGTGACGATGGTTGCGATTAATTCTGTAGCGGGAGCCGTCTAA
- the miaB gene encoding tRNA (N6-isopentenyl adenosine(37)-C2)-methylthiotransferase MiaB, with product MQTNRSVYIETYGCQMNMADTEIVLSIMREAGFTCTETLSSADIVLINTCAVRDNAEQRIIGRLGDFNHYKKANPNVIVGVLGCMAERVRDELMELGDFVDLVIGPDEYRKLPALIEAADSGEKGIAVKLSRVEKYDDIVPFRTDGLSAWISIMRGCDKFCTYCVVPFTRGRERSRSLASIISEMEDLSRRGFKEATLLGQNVNSYSDGAFDFADLLVMVADVDKKMRIRFMTSHPQDMSDKLIDAIASRDNICHYIHLPVQSGSNRILELMNRTYTRDQYFNLVCKIKKIIPDVSLSTDIISGFPTETEDDHKKTLELLHEVEFDGAYTFKYSPREHTKAWHMGDDVPEETKNRRLSEIIDLQRTISLRRNKTMIGDTVEVLVEGLSKKSVHEFCGRTDTNKMVVFPKNGDAIGDYIGIRIERANSATLFGTKTGHQLPQFVILTTQEG from the coding sequence ATGCAAACGAATCGCAGTGTTTATATTGAAACGTACGGCTGCCAAATGAACATGGCGGACACAGAAATTGTCCTTAGCATTATGCGCGAAGCCGGTTTTACATGTACTGAAACACTCTCGAGCGCTGATATTGTGTTGATAAACACATGTGCCGTACGCGATAACGCCGAACAGCGAATCATCGGTCGGCTGGGTGATTTCAATCATTATAAAAAAGCAAATCCGAACGTTATAGTAGGTGTTCTAGGATGCATGGCAGAGCGTGTTCGAGATGAGTTGATGGAGTTAGGAGATTTTGTTGATCTCGTTATTGGACCAGATGAATACCGCAAGCTGCCCGCACTTATCGAGGCGGCGGATAGCGGTGAAAAAGGCATTGCCGTAAAACTTTCCCGCGTAGAAAAGTACGACGACATTGTTCCATTCCGCACCGATGGATTAAGTGCATGGATTTCCATTATGCGCGGTTGCGATAAATTTTGCACGTACTGTGTTGTGCCGTTCACACGCGGCCGCGAGCGAAGCCGTTCGTTGGCATCTATTATTTCAGAAATGGAAGATCTTTCACGCCGTGGTTTTAAGGAAGCAACATTGCTTGGTCAGAATGTGAACTCGTACAGCGATGGTGCATTCGACTTCGCAGATTTACTCGTCATGGTTGCCGATGTCGATAAAAAAATGCGTATAAGATTTATGACTTCCCATCCGCAAGATATGTCGGATAAGCTGATTGATGCTATTGCATCACGGGATAACATTTGTCATTATATTCACCTGCCGGTGCAATCCGGTTCAAATAGAATTTTAGAATTGATGAACCGAACGTATACAAGAGATCAGTATTTTAACCTCGTCTGTAAAATTAAAAAAATTATTCCTGATGTAAGCCTCTCCACCGATATCATTTCAGGCTTTCCGACCGAGACAGAAGACGATCACAAGAAAACGTTAGAATTATTGCATGAAGTAGAATTTGACGGCGCTTACACATTCAAGTATTCTCCGCGAGAGCATACGAAAGCATGGCACATGGGTGATGATGTACCTGAAGAAACAAAGAACCGCCGGCTCAGTGAAATTATTGATCTTCAGCGCACTATTTCACTTCGACGAAACAAAACTATGATTGGTGATACTGTAGAAGTTCTTGTCGAAGGATTGAGCAAGAAATCCGTTCATGAATTTTGCGGCAGAACCGATACAAATAAAATGGTAGTCTTTCCAAAAAATGGTGATGCTATTGGTGATTACATTGGTATTCGTATCGAACGAGCCAATTCCGCAACATTGTTTGGTACAAAGACCGGACACCAGCTTCCCCAGTTTGTTATACTCACGACACAGGAAGGGTAA
- a CDS encoding SPOR domain-containing protein, with amino-acid sequence MRVLIKTFFISISIFVLCTPQLCAQMNNGEPDIRRRLEMIEKGQAEAVRAELPSLMTNYQNNPGVMYLQAVLTTDGAEAAKLYQNIVDNFPKSEWGDDALYKLYQYYYSIGLYKTANQKLTQLKEEYPFSAYAAEKNSVVEEKQAAKEKPTVMKPKGTVPKFATNFTVQVGAFSTLQNAGELKAKFEKEGFQSNIFTMVSQGKKLHKVWVGEFQSYDEARRFTAEIKSKFNLTSIVVSR; translated from the coding sequence ATGAGAGTACTCATCAAAACGTTTTTCATTTCGATTAGTATCTTCGTTTTGTGCACACCACAGCTCTGTGCTCAGATGAACAACGGTGAACCGGATATTCGACGTCGTCTCGAAATGATCGAGAAAGGTCAAGCGGAAGCAGTGCGAGCCGAGCTTCCGTCACTCATGACGAACTATCAAAACAATCCTGGTGTGATGTACTTACAAGCAGTACTAACTACGGATGGTGCAGAAGCGGCAAAACTGTATCAGAATATTGTGGATAATTTTCCAAAAAGTGAATGGGGCGATGATGCGCTCTATAAACTGTATCAATATTATTATTCTATCGGATTATACAAAACCGCAAATCAAAAATTGACACAATTGAAAGAAGAATATCCCTTCTCCGCTTATGCAGCAGAAAAAAATTCGGTCGTAGAGGAAAAGCAGGCAGCGAAAGAAAAGCCAACGGTCATGAAACCCAAAGGAACTGTACCGAAATTTGCAACAAACTTTACTGTGCAGGTAGGAGCATTTTCGACGCTTCAAAACGCGGGAGAATTGAAAGCAAAATTTGAAAAAGAAGGATTTCAATCAAACATCTTTACCATGGTCAGCCAGGGCAAAAAACTGCATAAAGTTTGGGTGGGTGAGTTCCAATCGTATGATGAAGCGCGGCGATTTACTGCGGAAATTAAAAGTAAATTTAATCTGACATCGATAGTTGTTTCACGTTAA
- a CDS encoding sigma-54 dependent transcriptional regulator — protein MDRELFQQTYGIVGKSPEIQEIVDVVQQVAPTDITVLISGESGTGKEVIAKAIHGASKRSQQALVSVNCGAIPEGLIESELFGHEKGAFTSAADMRRGYFEIADGGTILLDEIGEMPLATQVKLLRVLESGEYMRVGSSSARRTDVRVLAATNKLLEYEVQQKHFRPDLYFRLRSVNIHLPPLRSRKEDIPALVEQFVKETSDKNKIQFAGFTDDATELLMSYSWPGNIRELRNAIESMLVLESGKRLDGYDVRKYLHEQSSVVTERNLPVVSNKTVEQAERELIYRALVDLKSNIIEMKELLTERVSVVDELQGNHVQPHNGNGVLTMDEMERRMISGSLERNKGNRRLAAKELNISERTLYRKIKDFGLQ, from the coding sequence ATGGATCGAGAACTATTTCAGCAAACATACGGCATCGTTGGGAAATCGCCGGAGATACAGGAAATTGTTGACGTCGTTCAGCAGGTAGCACCGACAGACATTACTGTGCTTATCTCTGGAGAAAGCGGCACGGGCAAGGAAGTCATTGCCAAGGCGATTCACGGTGCAAGCAAGCGTTCTCAGCAAGCTCTTGTGTCGGTAAACTGCGGTGCAATTCCGGAAGGATTGATTGAAAGCGAGCTCTTCGGACACGAAAAAGGCGCGTTTACCAGTGCCGCAGATATGCGCCGCGGTTATTTTGAGATCGCAGATGGCGGAACTATTCTCCTTGACGAAATCGGCGAGATGCCGCTCGCTACGCAAGTGAAACTATTGCGTGTGCTGGAAAGCGGTGAATATATGAGAGTCGGTTCGTCTTCGGCGCGCAGGACAGATGTACGTGTTCTCGCGGCGACGAACAAACTGCTGGAGTATGAAGTTCAGCAAAAACATTTTCGTCCTGATCTCTATTTTCGACTGCGATCGGTAAATATTCATTTGCCGCCGCTGCGCAGCAGGAAGGAAGATATTCCCGCGCTTGTTGAGCAGTTTGTGAAAGAGACATCCGACAAGAACAAGATTCAGTTCGCCGGATTTACTGATGACGCAACTGAATTGTTGATGAGTTATAGCTGGCCGGGAAATATTCGTGAATTACGAAACGCCATCGAAAGTATGCTTGTTCTGGAAAGCGGGAAACGACTTGACGGGTACGATGTGAGAAAATATCTTCACGAGCAATCGTCAGTGGTCACGGAACGGAATCTGCCGGTTGTATCAAATAAAACTGTTGAGCAAGCAGAACGCGAGCTCATTTATCGTGCGTTGGTTGATCTTAAATCCAATATTATTGAGATGAAAGAACTGCTGACTGAACGGGTGTCCGTTGTAGATGAACTGCAAGGCAACCATGTACAACCACACAACGGCAACGGTGTTCTCACGATGGACGAAATGGAGCGACGAATGATTTCTGGTTCGCTTGAACGCAATAAAGGGAATCGGCGTCTTGCAGCAAAAGAGTTGAATATTAGCGAGCGAACATTGTACCGAAAAATAAAAGACTTTGGACTTCAATGA
- a CDS encoding LptE family protein, giving the protein MKKKRAHFLLSLLIILLSLLLAGCTYSFKGGSVPPHLKTIAIPIVEDASPYGDPTLRDTFTKQLVALFTNDNTLQLTDRNTADSMLEGVITNVKDEPAVLQGSEQVAQRRITVTVRMTFQDLKLRKKVWEKDFSNWGDYPSGGGLTQRNEGVTEAVRKLTEDILNDTVAGW; this is encoded by the coding sequence ATGAAAAAAAAGAGAGCACATTTTCTTCTTTCATTGCTCATTATTCTTCTTTCATTGCTCCTTGCTGGATGTACTTATTCTTTTAAGGGTGGATCGGTGCCGCCGCATCTGAAAACAATCGCGATTCCTATTGTGGAAGATGCCAGCCCCTATGGTGATCCAACACTCCGGGATACGTTCACGAAACAATTAGTAGCTCTATTTACAAACGATAATACACTTCAATTAACAGACCGCAATACTGCAGATTCTATGCTCGAAGGCGTGATAACAAACGTGAAAGACGAACCCGCGGTACTCCAAGGCAGCGAACAGGTCGCACAGCGACGTATTACGGTAACCGTACGAATGACCTTTCAGGATTTAAAACTTAGGAAAAAAGTGTGGGAAAAAGATTTTAGCAACTGGGGAGATTATCCTTCGGGCGGTGGTTTGACGCAGCGCAACGAGGGAGTAACAGAAGCGGTCAGAAAATTAACAGAAGATATTCTTAACGACACAGTCGCAGGATGGTAA